In a single window of the Tellurirhabdus bombi genome:
- a CDS encoding DMT family transporter — protein MIVTDSTKQTQVRYWTGALLVFLAAFCFALKGVLIKIAYQYHIDSISLLTLRMLFALPFYIGIVFRLSTKLPPVQLSMRSWIWIALLGVAGYYIASFLNFWGLEYITASLERILLFVYPTFVLLLGVIFFRRRVSWLQAIAVFLTYSGIFQAFVPYLDATEQRGVFLGAGLIILSGLAYAIYLVGSDTMIAKVGTQRYTCYAMIAATFFVLLHCALANGLSLFRYPAPVYWLSFLMAIVVTVIPTFMMTEGIKRVGSGNASIIASIGPIFTIVLATSLLNESISMHQLVGTLLVLVGVFLIGWKGKK, from the coding sequence GTGATTGTCACGGATTCCACAAAACAAACACAAGTCCGCTATTGGACGGGAGCGCTGCTGGTTTTTCTGGCAGCGTTTTGTTTTGCATTGAAGGGCGTTTTAATTAAGATCGCTTACCAATACCACATTGATTCGATTTCGCTGCTCACGCTGCGCATGCTCTTTGCGCTTCCTTTTTACATTGGCATTGTTTTCAGGCTTTCTACCAAACTGCCGCCCGTTCAGCTTTCGATGCGTTCCTGGATTTGGATAGCTCTATTGGGTGTTGCGGGTTATTACATCGCCAGCTTTCTTAATTTTTGGGGACTGGAATACATTACGGCCAGCCTGGAGCGCATTCTTCTTTTCGTTTACCCAACGTTTGTCTTGCTGTTAGGCGTCATTTTCTTCCGTCGCCGGGTGAGCTGGTTACAGGCAATCGCGGTTTTTCTTACCTATTCTGGCATCTTTCAGGCCTTTGTTCCTTATCTGGATGCCACGGAGCAACGGGGCGTTTTTCTGGGTGCAGGTCTAATTATTCTGAGTGGCTTGGCTTACGCCATTTATCTGGTTGGGAGTGATACCATGATTGCCAAAGTCGGTACCCAGCGCTATACCTGCTATGCCATGATAGCAGCCACCTTCTTTGTTCTCCTACACTGCGCTTTAGCGAATGGCCTGTCCCTGTTTCGTTACCCTGCTCCCGTCTACTGGCTAAGCTTCCTGATGGCCATTGTCGTTACGGTTATCCCTACTTTCATGATGACGGAAGGGATCAAACGGGTTGGCTCTGGCAATGCTTCTATTATAGCCAGTATTGGACCAATTTTCACAATCGTTCTTGCCACCAGTCTGTTGAACGAGTCTATTTCTATGCATCAATTGGTCGGTACTTTGCTGGTTTTGGTGGGCGTTTTTCTAATTGGCTGGAAGGGCAAAAAGTAG
- the hisH gene encoding imidazole glycerol phosphate synthase subunit HisH: MKTVIIKYNAGNVQSVMYALERIGASYHLTDDEAEIRSADKVIFPGVGEASTAMAYLRQKGLDKVIPSLKQPVLGTCVGMQLLCRYSEEGNTDCMGVFDVDVRRFPAQPGFKVPHMGWNSLHSLQGPLTAGLPENAYVYFVHSFCADICPETTAVCDYVRPFSAMLQKDNFYAAQFHAEISGNVGQRILENFLSL, from the coding sequence ATGAAAACGGTTATTATCAAATACAACGCGGGTAATGTGCAGTCGGTGATGTACGCGCTGGAGCGTATTGGCGCCAGTTACCACCTCACCGACGATGAGGCAGAGATTCGCTCCGCCGACAAGGTAATTTTCCCGGGCGTAGGCGAAGCCAGTACGGCCATGGCTTACCTGCGGCAAAAAGGGCTGGACAAGGTAATTCCCTCGCTGAAGCAGCCGGTGCTGGGAACCTGTGTCGGGATGCAGCTGCTTTGTCGCTACTCCGAAGAAGGCAACACGGATTGCATGGGCGTGTTCGACGTAGATGTACGCCGCTTTCCGGCACAGCCCGGTTTCAAAGTGCCGCACATGGGTTGGAACAGCCTTCATTCGCTGCAAGGCCCGCTAACCGCCGGACTTCCCGAAAATGCTTACGTGTATTTTGTGCACAGCTTTTGCGCGGATATCTGCCCCGAAACGACGGCCGTTTGCGATTACGTCCGGCCTTTCAGCGCCATGCTGCAAAAAGATAATTTCTACGCCGCCCAATTCCACGCCGAGATTAGCGGCAACGTAGGACAACGCATTTTAGAGAATTTTTTGAGCTTATAA
- the hisA gene encoding 1-(5-phosphoribosyl)-5-[(5-phosphoribosylamino)methylideneamino]imidazole-4-carboxamide isomerase produces the protein MYIIPAIDLIEGKAVRLTQGDYNQKKEYNARPLEVAQQFEDAGLTRLHLVDLDGAKQKRVINWKVLELIAAKTGLHIDFGGGVQSEEDLRIVFESGAKQVTGGSIAVKNPELFEEWLKQYGPEAIILGADAKDEKIAVSGWEESTEMWVYDFVEKYVEKGIQYVISTDVAKDGLLQGPSFELYRNLQDQFPKLNIIASGGVSTLADLETLADMQLYGTIVGKAIYEGRIKLEELRQFV, from the coding sequence ATGTACATCATTCCCGCCATAGACCTCATCGAAGGCAAGGCCGTCCGGCTAACGCAGGGCGACTACAATCAGAAAAAGGAGTACAACGCCCGCCCGCTCGAAGTGGCGCAACAATTTGAAGATGCTGGATTGACGCGCTTGCATCTGGTGGATCTGGATGGAGCGAAGCAAAAGCGGGTAATTAACTGGAAAGTGTTGGAACTGATCGCTGCGAAAACAGGGCTACACATTGATTTCGGCGGTGGCGTACAATCTGAGGAGGATCTTCGAATTGTGTTTGAATCCGGAGCAAAACAGGTGACCGGAGGCAGTATTGCCGTCAAGAACCCGGAGTTATTCGAAGAGTGGCTGAAGCAGTACGGCCCGGAGGCTATTATTCTGGGTGCCGACGCAAAAGACGAAAAAATTGCGGTTAGCGGCTGGGAAGAGTCAACGGAGATGTGGGTCTATGATTTTGTGGAGAAGTACGTGGAAAAAGGAATCCAATACGTCATCAGCACGGATGTAGCAAAAGACGGTCTGTTACAAGGGCCTTCGTTTGAGCTGTATCGTAACTTGCAGGATCAGTTTCCGAAGCTCAACATCATTGCTAGCGGTGGTGTCAGTACACTGGCTGATCTGGAAACCCTGGCAGACATGCAGCTCTACGGAACCATCGTCGGCAAGGCAATCTACGAAGGGCGCATCAAATTGGAAGAACTGCGGCAATTCGTTTAG
- the era gene encoding GTPase Era, translating into MNTTNETYSPTHKAGFVSIVGKPNVGKSTLMNQLVGERLSIITSKAQTTRHRIMGILNGVHNGQEFQLVYSDTPGIIKPLYKLHESMMSFVRGSLEDADIILFVTDIFEKHDENDVIERLQKTNVPILLLVNKIDQASPEQLEEKIQYWQEAFKAEDIIPISALNGENINRVFDGIVNRLPEHPPYFPKDELTDRPERFFASEIIREKIFLNYKKEIPYSCEVIVTGFKERDDMIVVSAEILVERATQRAIIIGDGGKMIKKTGIMAREELERFFGKKVFLEQFVKVEPDWRNKEQMLRRFGYDE; encoded by the coding sequence ATGAATACTACGAACGAGACATATAGCCCAACCCATAAAGCCGGATTTGTAAGCATTGTTGGGAAACCGAATGTGGGCAAGTCGACGTTGATGAATCAATTGGTTGGCGAACGGCTGTCAATTATTACGTCAAAAGCACAGACAACCCGCCACCGCATTATGGGTATTCTGAACGGCGTTCATAATGGGCAGGAGTTTCAATTAGTTTATTCGGATACGCCAGGCATTATTAAGCCGCTTTATAAGTTGCACGAATCAATGATGAGTTTTGTGCGTGGCTCGCTGGAAGATGCAGACATTATTCTGTTTGTAACGGATATTTTCGAGAAGCACGATGAAAACGACGTAATTGAACGCTTGCAAAAAACGAACGTGCCCATTTTACTGCTGGTCAATAAAATCGACCAGGCAAGTCCGGAGCAGCTCGAAGAAAAAATTCAGTACTGGCAGGAGGCGTTTAAGGCGGAAGATATTATTCCGATTTCTGCTCTGAATGGCGAAAATATCAACCGTGTCTTTGACGGCATCGTCAACCGTTTGCCGGAGCATCCGCCCTATTTCCCGAAAGATGAATTAACTGACCGCCCAGAACGCTTTTTTGCGTCGGAGATTATTCGTGAAAAAATCTTCCTGAACTATAAAAAGGAAATTCCCTATAGCTGCGAAGTAATTGTTACGGGTTTCAAAGAACGGGACGATATGATTGTTGTCTCGGCAGAAATTCTGGTTGAAAGAGCTACGCAACGCGCCATCATTATCGGCGATGGTGGTAAGATGATTAAAAAAACGGGCATCATGGCCCGCGAAGAACTGGAACGGTTCTTCGGTAAGAAAGTGTTTCTTGAACAATTTGTAAAAGTAGAACCCGACTGGCGCAACAAAGAGCAAATGCTTCGCCGGTTCGGATATGACGAATAG
- a CDS encoding SusC/RagA family TonB-linked outer membrane protein, whose amino-acid sequence MKKSLPVWRLTLGGLSCVQLLLATAGPNLAYATNLPTSANRPASIRAGLNVAPADISISGKITDDKGEALPGVSILIKGTSRGTTTDNNGQYKLVVPDEKSVLVVSFVGYTSQEVTVNNRTVLDIQLQADNKSLEEVVVVGYGVQKKVNLTGAVSTVDSKVLENRPSTNLASGLQGVTPGLIITRQNGQPGRESIGIQIRGATSANGNVNPLVLLDGVSVPISTMQTMNPNDVENISVLKDAAAAAIYGAQAAGGVILITTKKGKSGKVTFDYLAQQGIDWGINIPGRMTLLEEAEFSNLARKNSGSAPEYTDFEMENIRNNVPYSINPADTSSYLYYNQDPIANSVLRKYTSMSTHNITARGGTDKLNFLISGGYYNKQGVFKVGPDSYTRYNLRINLGSQLTKHVSLDSRLSYSNERTQSPSADANSSGLLYQVYRFRTRNPMFTPEGRYNTSNGTYASLAEGGYNKYNKNFFDGVFTMTVANFVKGLQLRAVAGTQYRLGDRNIFFRTVPLWAKSKIASYVNQINSYEIQNELTKNTNLQFLANYDFKVGGKHNFGLFAGYQWENYREDNLFSRATNLVSNDLPTLNLGDDRTKSNGQTIRTYAFQSVFGRFNYNYDDKYLLEATVRLDESSKLAPGLRQQFFPAASVGWNVHREPWFGERVSFVSEFKLRGSWGRLGGALGDAIGNYDYLSQLTRGNTLVLGDSRTSFIYQGSIPSANLSWETIETTNGGLDLGFLENRLQFSGDYYIKFNRNMLTAQQLPGTIGIGTPRKNTGELKSWGWETELRYRDRIGKDFTYSFAVNLSDNNNRLINFSNRNVVGAGTNALIEGYPLNTIWGYQTAGYFTSADEVKGWAFQDNRTDAGDVKYVDQNGDKRLSVGKGTVADHGDLILLGTTNPRYLFGVTLGAQWKGFDFTAFFQGVGKRSYRSTAESVAPLLVTWKQALAIHRDYWTPENQDALFPRPFTGATHNYIASDKWTLDASYIRLKNLQIGYTLPATLTQKINVSRARFFFSGQDILTFSGLGPFQGYFDPETRDGVENDYPFFATASIGLNVSF is encoded by the coding sequence ATGAAGAAATCTCTTCCTGTATGGCGGTTGACGCTTGGCGGGCTTTCCTGCGTCCAGTTGTTACTGGCAACAGCGGGCCCAAATCTGGCTTACGCTACGAATCTACCAACTAGTGCGAATCGCCCTGCCTCGATTCGGGCGGGCCTCAACGTGGCCCCCGCCGACATCTCTATATCGGGTAAAATAACCGACGACAAAGGTGAAGCCCTGCCGGGTGTGAGCATTCTGATAAAAGGCACCAGCCGAGGCACAACAACGGACAACAATGGCCAATACAAACTGGTCGTTCCCGACGAGAAAAGTGTGCTGGTTGTCAGCTTCGTTGGCTATACGAGTCAGGAAGTAACGGTCAACAACCGGACTGTTCTCGACATCCAGCTCCAAGCCGACAATAAAAGCCTGGAGGAAGTAGTCGTGGTTGGGTATGGCGTGCAGAAAAAAGTGAACCTGACCGGTGCCGTTTCCACCGTTGACTCCAAGGTGCTGGAAAACCGGCCTTCTACCAACCTGGCTTCGGGCCTTCAGGGCGTAACGCCGGGGCTGATTATTACCCGGCAAAACGGCCAGCCGGGTCGCGAAAGCATCGGCATTCAGATTCGGGGCGCTACGTCAGCCAACGGAAACGTCAATCCGCTGGTGTTACTCGACGGGGTAAGCGTTCCGATCAGTACCATGCAAACCATGAACCCCAATGATGTTGAGAACATCAGCGTTTTGAAAGATGCAGCGGCGGCGGCCATCTATGGCGCCCAGGCGGCGGGTGGGGTCATCCTGATTACCACGAAAAAAGGGAAATCCGGTAAAGTTACGTTTGACTATCTGGCTCAACAGGGAATTGACTGGGGAATCAACATCCCGGGTCGGATGACGTTACTCGAAGAAGCCGAGTTCTCGAACCTGGCCCGGAAAAACTCAGGTAGTGCGCCCGAGTACACCGATTTTGAGATGGAGAACATTCGGAATAATGTTCCTTATAGCATTAACCCAGCGGATACGAGCAGTTATCTGTATTACAATCAGGACCCGATTGCCAATAGCGTCTTGCGGAAATACACTTCCATGTCTACGCACAACATCACGGCTCGGGGTGGTACGGATAAGCTAAACTTCCTGATTTCAGGGGGTTACTATAATAAACAAGGCGTATTTAAAGTTGGGCCGGATAGCTACACGCGGTATAACCTGCGGATCAATTTGGGTTCTCAGCTGACGAAACACGTTTCGCTAGACAGCCGCCTGTCTTACTCCAATGAGCGCACGCAAAGCCCTTCGGCAGACGCGAACAGCAGTGGCTTGTTGTACCAGGTTTATCGCTTCCGGACGCGCAACCCGATGTTTACGCCCGAGGGACGCTACAACACCTCCAATGGAACGTATGCTTCCTTAGCCGAAGGCGGTTACAATAAGTATAACAAGAATTTCTTCGATGGTGTCTTTACCATGACGGTTGCCAACTTCGTGAAAGGCTTGCAGCTTCGGGCCGTGGCGGGTACGCAATACCGGCTAGGTGATCGGAATATCTTTTTTCGCACGGTGCCGCTGTGGGCAAAATCGAAAATTGCCAGTTATGTGAATCAGATTAACTCCTACGAAATTCAGAATGAGTTAACCAAAAACACCAATTTGCAATTTCTGGCGAACTACGATTTTAAAGTTGGCGGCAAGCATAATTTTGGTCTTTTTGCGGGTTACCAGTGGGAAAACTACCGCGAAGACAATCTTTTCTCAAGAGCGACCAACCTGGTAAGCAATGATTTGCCAACGCTAAACCTCGGAGATGATAGAACGAAAAGCAACGGCCAGACCATTCGGACGTATGCGTTTCAGTCGGTCTTTGGTCGCTTCAACTACAACTACGACGACAAGTATCTCTTAGAAGCCACCGTGCGTCTGGATGAAAGCTCCAAGTTAGCCCCCGGGCTGCGGCAGCAATTCTTCCCGGCAGCTTCAGTAGGCTGGAATGTGCACCGGGAGCCTTGGTTCGGCGAGCGGGTTTCCTTTGTTTCTGAATTTAAACTGCGGGGATCCTGGGGTCGTCTGGGCGGTGCCTTGGGCGATGCCATTGGTAACTATGATTACCTGAGCCAATTAACGCGGGGTAATACGCTGGTTCTGGGCGATTCCCGGACTTCGTTCATCTACCAGGGTTCAATTCCTTCGGCCAATCTATCTTGGGAAACCATCGAAACCACCAACGGAGGTCTGGATTTAGGCTTTCTAGAAAACCGCCTGCAATTTAGCGGTGACTACTACATTAAATTTAACCGGAACATGCTGACAGCCCAGCAGTTGCCGGGCACCATCGGTATCGGTACGCCGCGCAAAAATACGGGCGAGCTAAAATCATGGGGCTGGGAAACAGAGCTGCGCTACCGCGACCGAATTGGTAAAGACTTTACGTATTCGTTTGCTGTTAATTTATCCGACAACAACAACCGCCTGATTAACTTCTCAAACCGTAATGTGGTAGGAGCCGGTACGAACGCACTCATCGAAGGTTATCCGCTAAATACGATCTGGGGTTATCAGACAGCCGGTTATTTTACCTCAGCAGACGAAGTAAAAGGCTGGGCTTTCCAGGATAACCGGACCGACGCCGGTGACGTAAAATACGTCGATCAGAACGGTGACAAACGGCTTAGCGTTGGTAAAGGTACGGTGGCCGATCACGGTGACCTGATCCTATTGGGAACCACCAATCCACGCTACTTATTTGGCGTTACGCTGGGAGCACAATGGAAAGGTTTTGACTTTACGGCTTTCTTCCAGGGCGTTGGCAAGCGAAGCTATCGGTCAACTGCCGAGTCTGTTGCGCCTTTGCTGGTAACCTGGAAACAGGCGCTGGCCATTCACCGCGATTACTGGACGCCGGAAAACCAGGATGCCTTGTTCCCCCGCCCCTTCACCGGTGCTACGCATAACTACATTGCTTCTGATAAGTGGACGCTTGATGCCAGCTACATCCGGTTGAAGAACCTCCAGATCGGCTATACCCTACCGGCAACGCTGACGCAGAAAATTAACGTTTCGCGAGCGCGGTTCTTCTTCTCTGGTCAGGATATCCTCACCTTTTCCGGTCTAGGGCCATTCCAGGGCTATTTTGATCCCGAAACCCGTGATGGTGTTGAGAATGATTATCCATTCTTCGCCACGGCGTCTATTGGTTTGAATGTGTCGTTTTAA
- a CDS encoding GtrA family protein produces the protein MEKQLFNQRDLIAYFIVAATGALLQLLVGTLLQDWFRVTYEQALLAGYVFSFFVGFVLTKLFAFNSKNSATTRREIVKFTLVSILSCIITVYGSSGLYDYSEANIGISMFVIPFSVKSVNLNKLVSHTIGMGLSFMSNYILHKTFTFRDTGFYEKLKRLLNL, from the coding sequence ATGGAGAAACAGTTATTTAATCAGCGAGATCTTATTGCCTATTTTATCGTAGCAGCCACGGGGGCGTTGTTGCAACTTTTGGTGGGTACGCTTCTACAGGATTGGTTCCGAGTTACTTACGAGCAAGCCCTGCTGGCGGGCTATGTCTTTTCCTTTTTTGTTGGCTTTGTCCTGACCAAGTTATTTGCCTTCAATTCGAAAAACTCGGCTACCACTCGCCGGGAGATCGTTAAATTTACGCTAGTTTCTATATTGTCCTGTATTATAACCGTTTACGGATCGTCGGGCTTATATGACTACTCGGAAGCCAACATCGGTATCAGCATGTTTGTCATTCCGTTTTCTGTAAAATCGGTTAACCTCAACAAACTGGTTTCGCATACGATTGGGATGGGGCTTAGTTTTATGAGTAACTACATTCTGCATAAGACATTTACCTTCCGGGATACGGGTTTTTACGAAAAGCTGAAAAGATTGCTGAATTTGTAA
- the der gene encoding ribosome biogenesis GTPase Der yields the protein MANIVAIVGRPNVGKSTFFNRLVEQRQAIMDNQPGVTRDRHYGYAEWTNKYFTVIDTGGYVVGSDDVFEESIREQVEIAIDEASVLLFMVDADTGLTGLDKDFANILRRTKKPVFLVANKAETIPRQQAALAEFYELGMGEIYPISSMTGTGTGELLDDVIKEFSTEGIEDPNAGVPRVAIIGRPNAGKSSFVNLLLGQDRTIVTDIAGTTRDSIDTRYKAFGKDFILTDTAGLRRKSKVTDNIEFYSVMRSLKALEESDVCIMMLDASRGLEGQDMNIIGQAIRAKKGVVLMVNKWDTVEKDSKTADIWKKEIRQRLAPIDYLPIVFASVTEKQRVFQVMEKAIEVYENKHKKIPTSKLNEAMQPEIEAYPPPATKGKYIKIKYMIQLPTPSPTFVFFANLPQYIKEPYERYLENKLRLHFGFDGVPITLFFRQK from the coding sequence ATGGCAAATATTGTCGCTATTGTAGGCCGCCCAAACGTGGGTAAATCAACGTTTTTCAACCGTCTGGTGGAACAACGTCAGGCCATTATGGATAACCAGCCGGGGGTAACCCGTGATCGTCACTACGGATATGCCGAGTGGACGAATAAGTATTTTACGGTCATTGATACGGGTGGTTACGTCGTAGGATCGGATGATGTGTTTGAAGAATCCATTCGGGAACAGGTCGAAATTGCCATCGATGAAGCCAGTGTGCTTTTGTTTATGGTCGATGCCGATACTGGGTTGACGGGTCTGGATAAGGATTTCGCAAATATTCTGCGCCGGACCAAAAAACCGGTATTTTTAGTTGCTAACAAAGCAGAAACGATTCCCCGGCAGCAAGCCGCCCTGGCCGAGTTTTACGAGCTGGGCATGGGAGAAATCTACCCGATTTCGTCCATGACTGGTACCGGAACAGGTGAGCTTCTGGATGATGTTATCAAAGAATTTTCTACTGAAGGCATTGAAGATCCGAATGCAGGTGTTCCACGCGTAGCGATTATCGGTCGCCCTAACGCGGGAAAATCATCCTTTGTAAACCTGCTATTGGGTCAAGATCGGACGATTGTTACCGATATTGCTGGAACAACGCGTGACTCGATTGATACACGCTACAAAGCTTTTGGTAAAGATTTTATTCTAACCGATACGGCCGGACTGCGCCGCAAGTCGAAAGTTACGGACAACATTGAGTTCTATTCGGTCATGCGCTCGCTGAAGGCGCTGGAAGAATCGGACGTTTGTATCATGATGCTCGATGCTTCACGCGGCCTGGAAGGTCAGGATATGAACATCATCGGCCAAGCCATCCGTGCCAAGAAAGGCGTTGTACTGATGGTGAACAAATGGGATACGGTGGAGAAAGACTCTAAAACGGCGGACATCTGGAAAAAGGAAATTCGGCAACGTCTCGCACCGATTGACTATTTGCCGATTGTATTCGCTTCTGTGACTGAAAAGCAGCGGGTTTTCCAGGTAATGGAAAAAGCCATTGAGGTTTACGAGAACAAGCATAAGAAAATTCCGACGTCGAAGCTGAACGAAGCCATGCAGCCGGAAATTGAGGCGTATCCGCCACCGGCAACGAAAGGTAAGTACATCAAGATCAAGTACATGATTCAGTTGCCAACACCGTCGCCGACTTTTGTTTTCTTTGCGAACCTGCCTCAGTACATCAAAGAACCGTACGAGCGTTACCTGGAGAATAAGCTTCGGCTTCACTTTGGATTCGATGGCGTTCCGATTACTTTATTTTTCCGGCAAAAGTGA
- a CDS encoding RagB/SusD family nutrient uptake outer membrane protein, whose amino-acid sequence MKVTIKHTVFTLALLFSLSACEVDRLPETNISDETFWQSESDIKVANNYLYTFLPAFNIEDNWSDDAFGLASNNISDGSRLAPATASGDYNTPYNLIRAANNVLEKAPRASAAVSPAIMDRYLAEARFFRAWAYFSLMQKYGSVPLILKTLTEDSPELTAPAASRDQIIDQIYQDLDFAAQKLPTPTALGAADYGRISNTAALAFKARVALFEGTRAKFHKYGEPAKHLQLAVTASKAVIDSKEHDLFASYFNLFQLAGEGRQNRENIIVRQYGVSNTDRVSTHSYYRGSLETGNLNPTKSLADSYLMKDGLPITKSPLYKAPVKSVDVFANRDTRMSDTFLKAGDPYMTTKPVFDIANLVFNKTGFTFRKYANIDDWNTQASTVDRVLLRYAEVLVTYAEATYELTETISDADLDLTVNRLRARGGVAKLTNTFAKANGLDMREEIRRERRVELAQESFRYWDLIRWKTAEIELPKPVLGNFFFKSEYASTTVNLTPDNYILVQAASFRKFDPAKDYIWPLPVNEIALNPSLNQNPGW is encoded by the coding sequence ATGAAAGTGACTATAAAACATACCGTCTTCACACTCGCGCTTCTTTTTAGCCTAAGCGCCTGCGAGGTAGACCGATTGCCCGAAACCAATATTAGCGACGAAACCTTCTGGCAGTCAGAATCCGACATCAAGGTGGCTAATAATTATTTATACACCTTTTTGCCTGCTTTTAATATAGAAGATAACTGGTCTGATGATGCCTTTGGATTAGCGTCCAACAACATCAGCGATGGTTCGCGTCTGGCGCCTGCTACGGCATCGGGAGATTACAATACGCCTTATAACCTGATTCGGGCCGCGAACAATGTGCTGGAAAAAGCGCCTCGCGCATCGGCTGCGGTGAGTCCTGCTATCATGGATCGCTATCTGGCCGAAGCCCGCTTTTTTCGGGCATGGGCGTATTTTTCGCTGATGCAAAAGTACGGTAGCGTACCACTGATTCTGAAAACGTTAACGGAAGACTCACCGGAATTAACTGCACCCGCTGCCAGCCGTGACCAGATTATAGACCAGATTTACCAGGATCTTGATTTTGCCGCCCAGAAACTGCCTACGCCAACGGCGCTGGGTGCCGCCGATTATGGCCGCATCTCCAATACGGCGGCATTGGCCTTCAAAGCCCGCGTAGCACTCTTTGAAGGAACACGGGCTAAATTCCACAAGTATGGCGAGCCTGCAAAACACTTGCAACTGGCCGTAACAGCCTCTAAAGCGGTGATTGACAGCAAAGAGCACGATTTGTTCGCCAGTTACTTTAACCTTTTTCAGTTAGCGGGAGAAGGGCGCCAAAACCGGGAAAACATCATTGTACGGCAGTATGGTGTGTCCAATACAGATCGGGTTTCAACGCACAGTTACTACCGGGGTAGCCTGGAAACTGGGAACCTAAACCCGACTAAAAGTTTGGCCGACTCGTATCTGATGAAGGACGGCTTGCCGATTACAAAATCCCCGCTTTACAAAGCCCCGGTTAAATCCGTTGACGTTTTTGCCAACCGCGACACCCGCATGAGTGATACCTTCCTGAAAGCGGGAGATCCCTACATGACCACCAAACCCGTTTTCGATATTGCTAACTTGGTATTTAACAAGACTGGTTTTACGTTTCGTAAATACGCCAATATCGACGACTGGAATACGCAGGCTTCAACCGTTGACCGGGTTCTGCTGCGTTACGCCGAGGTGCTGGTTACTTATGCCGAAGCAACTTATGAGCTAACCGAAACCATTAGCGATGCTGATCTGGACCTAACTGTTAACCGGCTCCGTGCCCGGGGCGGGGTGGCCAAGCTGACCAATACTTTTGCAAAAGCCAATGGCCTGGACATGCGCGAGGAGATTCGTCGGGAACGGCGGGTAGAATTGGCGCAGGAGAGCTTCCGCTACTGGGATTTGATTCGTTGGAAAACCGCCGAAATCGAACTACCTAAGCCAGTGCTGGGGAATTTTTTCTTTAAGTCGGAATATGCTTCGACAACGGTCAACTTAACTCCAGACAATTATATTCTGGTGCAGGCGGCTAGTTTCCGCAAGTTCGACCCGGCAAAAGATTACATCTGGCCATTACCCGTTAACGAAATTGCGCTGAACCCATCTCTAAACCAAAATCCGGGCTGGTAA
- the hisF gene encoding imidazole glycerol phosphate synthase subunit HisF, whose translation MLTKRIIPCLDIKDGRTVKGTNFVNLRDAGDPVELGAIYAAQGADELVFLDITATVDERKTLVELVRRVAHVVNIPFTVGGGISSKADVSALLNAGADKVSINSSAVRNPDLIDELAQEFGSQCIVVAIDTRYISQEHIVHTHGGRRPTTLRTIPWAKEIEDRGAGEILLTSMDTDGTKAGFALELTAQISGAANIPVIASGGAGSMAHFVDVFTEGKADAGLAASIFHFKEIEIPALKTYLRQQGIEMRLTD comes from the coding sequence ATGCTAACCAAGCGAATAATTCCCTGTCTGGACATAAAAGATGGCCGCACGGTGAAAGGCACTAATTTTGTTAACCTGCGCGATGCTGGCGATCCGGTAGAACTAGGCGCGATTTATGCCGCTCAGGGTGCTGACGAACTGGTTTTTCTGGATATAACGGCCACCGTCGACGAACGAAAAACATTAGTTGAACTGGTTCGGCGGGTAGCGCACGTAGTTAATATTCCTTTTACGGTTGGCGGTGGAATTTCGTCGAAGGCTGACGTTTCGGCTTTGTTGAATGCCGGAGCCGATAAAGTGTCGATTAATTCTTCCGCCGTTCGGAATCCCGATTTGATTGATGAACTAGCGCAGGAGTTTGGTAGTCAGTGTATTGTAGTAGCTATTGATACGCGGTATATTAGCCAGGAGCATATTGTGCATACTCATGGCGGTCGCCGCCCAACAACTTTGCGTACTATTCCTTGGGCGAAGGAGATCGAAGACCGGGGCGCGGGCGAGATTTTACTGACCTCGATGGATACAGACGGCACCAAAGCCGGTTTTGCCCTGGAACTGACGGCCCAGATTTCGGGAGCGGCCAACATTCCCGTTATTGCCTCGGGCGGCGCGGGCAGCATGGCGCATTTCGTCGATGTCTTTACCGAAGGGAAAGCGGACGCCGGACTGGCAGCCAGCATTTTTCACTTCAAAGAAATTGAAATTCCGGCTTTGAAAACTTACCTACGCCAGCAAGGCATCGAAATGCGGTTGACGGATTAA